Proteins from one Gossypium raimondii isolate GPD5lz chromosome 8, ASM2569854v1, whole genome shotgun sequence genomic window:
- the LOC105790335 gene encoding uncharacterized protein LOC105790335 has product MDPILAAAALSVVLGAVIAFVFFKSYLLKERSNVQAISEPELHSDPKKTSKPQHVPKKYHSKPHSHASDKEQSKRHHPLDLNTLKGHADSVTGMCFSSDGRNLATACADGVVRVFKLDDASSKSFKFLRINVPLGGHAVAVAFADDSSSVVVASQTVTGCSLYMYGEENPKKGSTDSNQQSKLPLPQVKWEHHKIHDKQAILTLTRATASYGTGDGSTIIASCSEGTDILLWHGRTGKVLGHVDTNQLKNTMATISPNGRFLAAAAFTADVKIWEIVYAKDGSVKEVLNVMQLKGHKSAVTWLCFSPNSEQIITTSKDGSIRVWNINVRYHLSEDPKTLKVFPIPFHDSSGSALHYDRLSLSPDGKILAATRGPTLQWLCLETGKVLDAAEKAHDGDITWITWCPKTMPLGNEQVVILATASVDKKVKLWAAPSVTS; this is encoded by the exons ATGGATCCGATTCTCGCAGCCGCGGCACTTTCAGTCGTTCTCGGGGCTGTGATCGcgtttgtttttttcaaaagcTACCTTCTGAAGGAAAGATCCAATGTCCAGGCCATTTCGGAGCCCGAGCTTCATTCGGATCCCAAAAAGACCTCAAAGCCTCAGCATGTTCCAAAAAAGTATCATTCGAAGCCTCATTCTCATGCCTCTGACAAG GAGCAAAGCAAGCGTCATCATCCATTGGATTTGAATACTCTTAAAGGTCATGCGGATTCAGTTACAGGGATGTGTTTCTCATCTGATGGTCGTAATTTGGCAACTG CTTGCGCTGATGGAGTGGTTAGGGTATTTAAGTTGGATGATGCTTCAAGTAAAAGTTTCAA GTTTTTAAGAATCAATGTGCCTCTTGGAGGTCATGCAGTAGCTGTGGCATTTGCTGATGATTCTTCTTCTGTAGTTGTTGCATCTCAGACTGTGACGGGGTGTTCCTTGTATATGTATGGAGAGGAAAACCCAAAAAAAGGTAGTACTGACTCCAACCAGCAGTCAAAGCTTCCTCTTCCACAAGTTAAGTGGGAACATCATAAAATCCATGACAAACAAGCAATCCTGACCTTAACTAGAGCTACTGCAAGTTATGGAACTGGAGATGGGAGTACCATTATTGCCTCTTGTTCGGAAG GTACTGATATCTTACTTTGGCATGGGAGAACCGGAAAAGTTTTAGGGCATGTTGACACTAATCAGTTAAAAAATACCATGGCTACAATATCACCAAATGGCCGTTTCCTTGCTGCTGCAGCCTTCACAGCTGATGTAAAG ATATGGGAGATTGTATATGCCAAGGACGGTTCAGTCAAGGAGGTTTTGAATGTTATGCAGCTTAAAGGGCACAAG AGTGCAGTGACTTGGTTATGCTTTTCTCCAAACTCAGAGCAAATTATTACAACATCCAAGGATGGTTCAATAAGAGTTTGGAACATCAATG TTCGATACCATCTTTCTGAGGATCCAAAAACTCTGAAGGTGTTTCCAATACCATTTCATGATTCAAGTGGTTCTGCTCTGCACTATGATCGTCTCAGCTTATCCCCTGATGGAAAGATACTGGCAGCAACCCGTGGTCCAACATTGCAGTGGCTATGTTTGGAAACAGGAAAGGTGTTGGATGCTGCTGAGAAAGCCCATGATG GTGATATCACATGGATTACATGGTGTCCAAAGACTATGCCACTAG gaaatGAACAAGTGGTGATTCTGGCCACGGCAAGTGTCGACAAGAAAGTGAAGTTGTGGGCAGCACCGTCAGTAACTTCGTAG
- the LOC105790336 gene encoding proteasome subunit beta type-1: MTKQQANWSPYDNNGGSCVAIAGADYCVIAADTRMSTGYNILTRDYSKICKLADKCVMASSGFQADVRALQKQLAARHLIYQHQHNKQMSCPAMAQLLSNTLYYKRFFPYYSFNVLGGLDNEGKGCVFTYDAVGSYEKVGYSSQGSGSTLIMPFLDNQLKSPSPLLLPAQDAVTPLVEAEAIDLVKTVFASASERDIYTGDKLELVIINAAGIRREYMELRKD, from the exons ATGACCAAGCAGCAGGCTAACTGGTCTCCTTACGACAACAATGGAGG ATCTTGCGTTGCGATCGCTGGAGCTGATTACTGTGTTATCGCCGCCGATACTCGAATGTCAACCGGTTACAATATACTGACCCGAGATTACTCCAAAATCTGTAAACT TGCAGATAAATGTGTCATGGCATCCTCAGGATTTCAAGCTGACGTGAGGGCTTTACAAAAGCAACTGGCAGCTAGGCACTTG ATTTATCAGCATCAGCACAACAAGCAAATGAGCTGCCCTGCAATGGCTCAATTGCTTTCCAACACACTTTATTACAAGCGTTTCTTTccttattattcttttaatgttttgggTGGCCTTGATAACGAAG GAAAGGGTTGTGTCTTCACATATGATGCTGTTGGTTCCTATGAGAAGGTTGGATACAGTTCTCAAGGTTCTGGTTCAACGCTCATCATGCCATTCTTGGATAACCAACTGAAATCTCCCAGTCCTCTTCTATTGCCTGCCCAG GATGCTGTTACTCCGCTTGTGGAAGCTGAAGCTATTGATTTGGTAAAAACTGTTTTTGCATCTGCATCCGAGAGAGATATATACACT GGAGACAAACTCGAACTTGTTATCATAAATGCAGCTGGTATCCGCCGGGAATACATGGAACTTAGGAAAGATTGA
- the LOC105790337 gene encoding uncharacterized protein LOC105790337, which yields MNPRKTEPDLFHHHHPDLSPLPPHHLHIILPSQSQPSISLPQVLLFRPSSPAHSSSDNDDVPADSRQISAQPLGYHNISPEPHISSQFYTFNADSHSLMIRCIREHRLATPAEIRAATPRSVLKSWRAVWKDRNEDTAYLTAWKRIQDKLTAHVDPDSGNEFICFKNNSSQFVSHVNQWQEIVMSFHSDADLKHLGLKETIERIKQVWTVGAKFYGIPESYIRVCVAACPVCNASSGSASRSSKRRRFEYTESFDVPAKEVPHRLQQLAAKYKVVLCIRQKYIRYKPFMAEVKDYACHRAGEPTGKKSRILKREPYASKRCGCGFRIRAIVPIANYNEKDKTFVYQEEGMAVFKLYAVHSGHEPGPLDGNARIMHRVVGHKGGFFMDQDIVYGVSEDLDSEGFGLMGKEDEELHLAIFRQVQELRAEIGLLEGRIDKIPHQLLGSVSRELFDILSKVRSLGEEGPNSMELLSDKPHSDDLLVGENDLAHWSDHHDRIYGDGKDAELIEDDEDSFGRTLGDVVPWDQMQTDCRSPKDLISEPCKTDKWLKCADFDEKSILDCEDTKLTKPMRHDDGIVTDVGLVGLQVDSFYQENPKWYESPCELDSSTDCGDGGFRHGEIV from the coding sequence ATGAATCCCCGCAAAACCGAACCCGATCTCTTTCACCACCACCACCCTGATCTCTCCCCACTTCCTCCCCACCACCTTCACATCATCCTTCCTTCTCAATCTCAGCCCTCCATTTCTCTCCCCCAAGTCCTCCTCTTCCGCCCTTCCTCCCCCGCCCATTCCTCCTCCGACAACGACGACGTCCCCGCCGATTCCCGTCAAATCTCCGCTCAGCCCCTCGGCTACCACAACATTAGCCCTGAGCCTCACATTTCCTCTCAGTTCTACACTTTCAACGCCGACTCCCATTCCCTCATGATCCGCTGCATCCGCGAGCATCGCTTGGCCACTCCCGCTGAGATCCGAGCCGCTACGCCGCGTTCCGTCCTCAAATCGTGGCGGGCCGTGTGGAAGGACCGCAACGAGGACACCGCTTACCTCACCGCTTGGAAGCGGATCCAAGACAAGCTCACCGCGCACGTGGATCCCGATTCCGGTAATGAATTCATTTGCTTCAAGAACAATTCTAGTCAATTCGTTTCACATGTTAATCAATGGCAAGAAATCGTTATGAGTTTCCACAGCGACGCTGATTTGAAACACTTAGGTTTGAAGGAAACAATTGAGAGGATTAAACAAGTGTGGACTGTAGGTGCTAAGTTCTATGGAATTCCAGAGAGTTACATTAGGGTTTGTGTTGCGGCTTGCCCCGTTTGCAATGCATCCTCCGGGTCTGCTTCCAGGAGTAGTAAACGAAGACGATTTGAGTACACCGAGTCCTTTGACGTGCCTGCAAAGGAGGTGCCTCATAGATTGCAGCAATTGGCTGCAAAGTACAAGGTTGTGCTCTGTATTAGACAGAAATATATTAGGTATAAGCCTTTTATGGCCGAGGTGAAAGATTATGCTTGCCATCGAGCAGGGGAGCCTACAGGAAAGAAGTCAAGAATCTTGAAGAGGGAACCTTATGCCTCTAAGAGGTGCGGTTGTGGATTTAGAATTAGGGCAATAGTGCCAATTGCCAATTACAATGAGAAGGATAAGACTTTTGTCTATCAAGAGGAAGGGATGGCAGTGTTTAAGTTGTATGCAGTGCATTCTGGACATGAGCCCGGGCCACTGGATGGGAATGCAAGGATTATGCATCGTGTTGTCGGACATAAGGGAGGGTTTTTCATGGATCAAGATATTGTTTATGGGGTAAGTGAGGATTTGGATAGTGAGGGGTTTGGATTGATGGGGAAGGAAGATGAAGAGTTGCATCTTGCTATTTTTCGGCAGGTGCAGGAGTTGAGAGCGGAAATTGGGTTGTTAGAGGGGAGGATTGACAAGATTCCCCATCAGTTGTTAGGTTCGGTATCTAGGGAGCTGTTTGATATTTTGAGTAAAGTTAGAAGTTTGGGTGAAGAGGGTCCAAATTCGATGGAGTTGCTTTCTGACAAGCCTCATTCAGATGACCTGTTGGTAGGGGAGAATGATTTAGCTCACTGGAGTGATCACCATGATCGGATATACGGGGATGGCAAGGATGCAGAATTgattgaagatgatgaagacAGTTTTGGAAGGACGCTTGGTGATGTTGTTCCTTGGGACCAAATGCAGACAGATTGTAGGAGTCCAAAGGATCTGATAAGCGAGCCTTGTAAGACAGATAAGTGGTTGAAATGCGCCGATTTCGACGAGAAGAGCATTCTTGACTGTGAAGATACTAAACTAACCAAGCCCATGAGACATGATGATGGCATAGTGACAGATGTAGGTCTTGTTGGCCTTCAGGTTGATAGTTTCTACCAAGAAAACCCTAAATGGTATGAATCTCCTTGTGAACTAGATTCAAGCACGGATTGTGGTGACGGTGGATTTAGACATGGAGAGATTGTGTAG
- the LOC105790338 gene encoding protein GRAVITROPIC IN THE LIGHT 1, whose amino-acid sequence MNGYEAPITPIKPPQISEMFQKFALAFKTKTFEFFADEDNHNNGSHLSDSDGFSLLDSAEDFITDQKVVVIKPDPPPNSSSSMNNGSHRGTIDTQIAECLVSSVFAAVSSFEASYIQLQTSQVPFVEESVKAADRALVSHLQRLSDLKRFYRELRKNPSFQVGSSLGSCLEAQVQENQSKLRSLETVSNRLQEEIDEKDNEVSVLRKKSTEIQWGNTKLSNKLSGNLNSACDVLLTVRVFHSVLHDACRATHKFSKILIGLMRKAGWDLDLVANSIYPDIDYAKKGHTRFAFLSYVCLGMFRGFDSEGFSLIKNEVLCNGNKGTCSLKQLLEHILSNPMELLSRNQSCEFSRFCEKKYQDLIHPTMESSIFSNLDRNEAVLNSWRSLSEFYESFVCMASSIWTLHKLAFSFEPVVEIFQVERGLNFSMVYMEDVSKRDNLPGETKVKVGFTVVPGFKIGRTVIQSQVYLGGSKCKD is encoded by the coding sequence ATGAATGGCTATGAAGCTCCAATAACACCCATTAAACCCCCTCAAATCTCTgaaatgtttcaaaaatttgcTTTGGCTTTCAAGACCAAAACTTTCGAGTTCTTCGCCGATGAAGACAATCACAACAACGGCAGCCACCTTTCAGACTCCGATGGATTCTCCCTCCTCGACTCCGCTGAAGACTTCATCACCGACCAAAAAGTCGTCGTCATCAAGCCTGACCCACCGCCCAATTCTTCTTCCTCTATGAATAACGGTTCCCACCGTGGAACCATCGATACCCAGATCGCTGAATGCTTGGTTTCTTCTGTTTTTGCTGCTGTTTCTTCCTTTGAAGCTTCCTATATTCAGTTACAAACCTCGCAGGTGCCCTTCGTGGAGGAAAGCGTGAAAGCAGCTGATAGAGCTTTGGTTTCTCATCTCCAAAGATTGTCCGATTTGAAGCGTTTTTACAGGGAATTGCGGAAGAATCCGAGTTTCCAAGTCGGGTCGTCTCTCGGGTCTTGCTTGGAAGCTCAAGTGCAAGAGAATCAAAGCAAGTTGAGGAGTTTGGAAACGGTTTCGAACCGATTGCAAGAAGAGATTGATGAAAAAGACAATGAAGTCTCGGTTTTGAGGAAGAAATCAACTGAGATTCAATGGGGTAACACCAAATTGTCCAATAAATTATCTGGTAACCTCAATTCAGCTTGTGATGTTCTTTTAACTGTTAGGGTATTTCATTCCGTTTTGCATGATGCTTGCAGAGCAACTCATAAGTTCAGTAagattttgattggtttgatGAGAAAAGCTGGGTGGGATCTTGATTTGGTTGCCAATTCGATTTATCCTGATATTGATTATGCTAAGAAAGGGCACACTAGATTTGCTTTTCTATCATATGTTTGTTTGGGGATGTTTCGAGGTTTCGATTCTGAAGGTTTCAGTTTGATAAAAAACGAAGTTCTATGTAATGGGAATAAGGGTACTTGTTCATTGAAGCAATTGCTCGAACACATATTGAGCAACCCCATGGAGTTACTAAGTAGGAACCAAAGCTGTGAATTCTCGAGGTTTTGTGAGAAGAAGTATCAAGACCTTATTCATCCCACCATGGAGTCATCGATTTTCAGTAATTTGGATAGAAATGAAGCCGTGCTGAATTCGTGGCGGTCATTGAGCGAATTCTATGAGTCATTTGTTTGCATGGCTAGTTCCATATGGACACTTCATAAGCTGGCCTTTTCATTTGAACCCGTGGTGGAGATATTTCAAGTTGAAAGAGGACTCAATTTTTCGATGGTATACATGGAGGATGTCAGCAAGAGAGATAACTTGCCCGGGGAAACTAAGGTGAAAGTGGGGTTCACAGTGGTTCCAGGGTTCAAAATCGGAAGGACTGTGATTCAGTCACAGGTCTATCTAGGTGGGTCAAAATGTAAAGACTAG
- the LOC105790339 gene encoding brefeldin A-inhibited guanine nucleotide-exchange protein 2 — protein MASAEADSRISLLVVPALEKIIKNASWRKHSKLSHECKSILKTLTSPSPPPSSASPSDSEPENSIPGPINDGGQVEYSLAESKSILSPLINACATSFNKIVDPAVDCIQKIIAHGYLRGEADPTGGPEAQLLSKLIESVCKCHAVGDESIELLVLKTLLTAVTSISLRIHGDCLLQTVRTCYDIYLGTKNAVNQTTAKATLIQMLVVVFRRMEADSSTVPVQPIVVAELMGPIEKSDADGSMTHFVQGFITKIMQDIDGVFNPATPSKISLGGHDGAFDTTTVETTNPTDLLDSTDKDMLDAKYWEISMYKTALEGRKGELADEEAERDDDLEVQIGNKLRRDAFLVFRALCKLSMKTPPKEALADPQLMRGKIVALELLKIFLENAGAAFRTSERFLGAIKQYLCLSLLKNSASTLIIVFQLSCSIFISLVSRFRAGLKAEIGVFFPMIVLRVLENVAQPNFQQKMIVLRFLDKLCVDSQILVDIFINYDCDVNSSNIFERMVNGLLKTAQGVPPGTATTLLPPQQATMKFEAMKCLVAILKSMGGWMNKQLRIPDPYSTKRFEAAENSLEPGTVPMENGNGDEPAEGSDSQSEAINESSEILTIEQRRAYKLELLEGISLFNRKPEKGIEFLIKARKVGNSPEEIAAFLKNTSGLKKTLIGDYLGEREDLPLKVMHAYVDSFDFQGMEFDEAIRAFLQGFRLPGEAQKIDRIMEKFAERYCKCNPKAFISADTAYVLAYSVIMLNTDAHNPMVKNKMSADDFIRNNRGIDDGKDLPEECLRSLFERISRNEIKMKDDDLSMLQKQSMNSNRILGLDNILNIVIRKSDEDEHMETSDDFIRHMQEQFKEKARKSESVYYAATDVVILRFMVEASWAPMLAAFSVPLDQSDDEEVTALCIEGFCCAIHITAVMCMKTHRDAFLTSLAKFTSLHSPADIRQKNIDAIKAIATIADEDGNYLQEAWEHILTCVSRFEHLHLLGEGAPPDATFFSFSQNESEKSKQAKSAGLPVIRKKGSGRIQYAAAAVMRGSYDSAGIGGNTGTITSEQMNNLVSNLDMLEQVGSSEMNRIFTRSQKLNSEAIIDFVKALCKVSMEELRSTSDPRVFSLTKIVEIAHYNMNRIRLVWSSIWLVLSDFFVTIGCSENLSIAIFAMDSLRQLSMKFLEREELANYNFQNEFMKPFVIAMQKSSAVEIRELIIRCVSQMVSSRVNNVKSGWKSMFMVFTTAAYDNHKNIVLLAFEVTEKIIRDYFPYITETETTTFTDCVNCLIAFTNNRFNKDISLNAIAFLRFCATKLAEGDLSSASIKTDKESGNTSQSSPSKGKDGKQENGELIDKDDHLYFWLPLLAGLSKLGFDPRPEIRESALQVLFETLSNHSHLFSLPLWEKVFESVLFPIFEYVRHAIDPSGGDPPEQGIDSEMSEIDQDAWLYETCTLALQLLVDLFASFYNTVNPLLPKVLSLLVSFIKRPHQSLAGIGIAAFVRLMTNSGNLFLEEKWLEVVSSIREAVNATLPDFSYFVSGDITLEGNGHVLNDQSNEASHGSDTSRGDSESLGKQRLYASLSDTKCRAAIQLLLIQATMEIYNMHRTRISAKNILVLVDAMHDVASHAHGINNDAILRTKLLEFGRMTQMQDPPLLRLENESYQFCLTFLHNLILDRPPSFEEAEIESHIVGLCQEVLLFYIESACSGQTSVTSADGQTQWLIPLGSGKRKELAARAPLVVVTLQTICTLGDTLFEKNLAKFFPLLSNLISCEHGSNEVQAALSDMLNSSVGPLLLQSC, from the exons ATGGCTTCTGCGGAAGCCGATTCCCGCATTAGCCTATTGGTAGTCCCGGCGCTAGAGAAGATAATAAAAAACGCTTCGTGGCGGAAGCACTCGAAACTGTCTCATGAATGCAAATCGATTCTCAAGACACTCACTTCTCCTTCGCCTCCGCCTTCGTCTGCGTCTCCGTCGGATTCGGAGCCGGAAAACTCGATCCCTGGACCAATCAACGATGGCGGCCAAGTAGAGTATTCACTCGCTGAATCGAAGTCTATTCTTAGTCCTCTGATCAATGCTTGTGCAACCTCTTTCAACAAGATCGTCGATCCCGCCGTTGATTGCATTCAGAAGATAATTGCACACGGGTACCTGCGTGGCGAAGCGGACCCCACAGGAGGCCCCGAGGCTCAGCTGTTATCCAAATTGATTGAATCCGTGTGTAAATGCCACGCTGTAGGTGATGAATCCATTGAATTGCTGGTATTGAAAACGCTTTTAACCGCGGTAACTTCCATCTCGTTGCGAATTCACGGTGACTGTTTGTTGCAAACTGTGAGGACTTGTTATGATATATACTTAGGGACCAAAAATGCGGTTAATCAAACGACTGCGAAAGCTACTTTGATTCAAATGTTAGTTGTTGTCTTTAGGAGAATGGAGGCTGATTCTTCAACGGTTCCGGTTCAGCCAATTGTAGTGGCTGAATTGATGGGACCAATTGAGAAATCGGATGCTGATGGATCAATGACTCACTTTGTTCAAGGGTTTATAACTAAAATCATGCAGGACATTGATGGAGTGTTTAATCCAGCGACACCAAGTAAGATTTCTTTAGGAGGCCATGATGGCGCATTTGACACTACTACTGTTGAAACCACGAATCCTACTGATTTGCTGGATTCTACTGATAAGGATATGTTGGATGCAAAATATTGGGAGATTAGTATGTATAAGACAGCACTGGAAGGGAGGAAAGGAGAGTTGGCGGATGAGGAAGCAGAGAGAGACGATGATTTGGAGGTTCAGATTGGGAATAAGTTAAGGCGGGATGCGTTTTTGGTGTTCAGAGCACTTTGCAAGTTGTCGATGAAGACACCACCTAAAGAGGCTTTGGCGGATCCCCAGTTGATGAGAGGGAAGATTGTGGCACTGGAATTGTTGAAGATCTTTTTGGAGAATGCTGGAGCTGCTTTTAGAACAAGTGAAAG GTTTTTAGGAGCCATTAAGCAGTACTTGTGTCTGTCACTGTTGAAGAACAGTGCTTCAACTCTTATAATCGTTTTCCAGCTTTCTTGCTCCATTTTCATTAGTCTGGTGTCGAGGTTTCGAGCTGGCTTGAAAGCCGAGATCGGAGTATTTTTTCCTATGATTGTTCTGAGGGTCTTGGAAAATGTTGCTCAACCTAATTTTCAGCAAAAGATGATAGTTCTCCGTTTTCTGGATAAACTTTGTGTTGATTCACAAATCTTAGTAGATATCTTTATTAACTATGATTGTGATGTCAATTCGTCAAACATATTTGAGAG AATGGTCAATGGACTTCTGAAAACAGCTCAAGGTGTTCCTCCTGGTACAGCGACAACACTATTGCCTCCCCAGCAAGCAACCATGAAATTTGAAGCTATGAAATGTCTAGTGGCTATTTTGAAATCAATGGGAGGCTGGATGAACAAACAGTTGCGCATTCCAGATCCTTATTCTACCAAGAGATTTGAAGCAGCTGAGAACAGTCTTGAACCTGGAACTGTCCCCATGGAAAATGGGAATGGGGATGAGCCTGCTGAAGGGTCAGATTCTCAATCTGAAGCCATTAACGAGTCTTctgaaattttaacaattgagcAGCGTCGAGCTTACAAGCTTGAACTTCTG GAAGGTATATCTCTTTTTAATCGGAAGCCTGAAAAAGGAATTGAATTTCTAATCAAAGCAAGAAAGGTTGGTAACTCCCCGGAGGAGATAGCGGCTTTTCTTAAAAATACATCTGGTCTGAAGAAAACGTTGATTGGTGATTATCTCGGAGAAAGGGAAGATTTACCACTGAAAGTGATGCATGCCTATGTTGACTCCTTTGACTTTCAAGGCATGGAGTTTGATGAGGCAATCCGAGCCTTTTTGCAAGGTTTTAGGTTGCCTGGTGAGGCACAAAAGATTGATCGAATCATGGAAAAGTTTGCTGAGCGTTATTGCAAATGTAACCCTAAGGCTTTCATCAGTGCTGATACTGCATATGTCCTCGCTTACTCTGTCATAATGCTCAATACTGATGCTCATAACCCTATGGTTAAGAACAAG ATGTCAGCTGATGATTTCATAAGAAACAATCGTGGCATAGATGATGGAAAAGATTTGCCAGAAGAATGCTTAAGATCATTATTTGAACGGATATCAAGAAATGAGATCaaaatgaaagatgatgatttgtCTATGCTACAGAAACAGTCAATGAATTCCAACAGAATTTTAGGTCTGGACAATATCTTGAATATTGTGATACGCAAGAGTGATGAAGACGAGCATATGGAGACCAGTGATGATTTTATCAGGCACATGCAAGaacaatttaaagaaaaagctCGCAAATCTGA GTCAGTTTATTATGCAGCCACAGATGTGGTGATTCTGAGATTCATGGTTGAGGCAAGCTGGGCTCCTATGTTGGCTGCGTTCAGTGTGCCTCTTGACCAAAGTGATGATGAAGAAGTAACAGCATTGTGTATTGAAGGCTTCTGCTGTGCAATTCATATCACTGCTGTGATGTGCATGAAGACTCATAGAGATGCATTTCTGACTTCATTAGCTAAGTTTACTTCACTCCACTCTCCAGCAGATATAAGGCAGAAAAATATAGATGCAATCAAG GCGATAGCTACAATTGCAGATGAAGATGGAAATTATTTACAAGAGGCTTGGGAGCATATTTTGACATGTGTGTCACGGTTTGAACATTTGCATCTATTGGGAGAGGGTGCTCCTCCGGATGccactttcttttccttttctcagAATGAATCAGAAAAATCTAAGCAAGCTAAGTCAGCTGGTCTTCCTGTTATAAGGAAGAAGGGTTCAGGAAGAATTCAGTATGCTGCTGCTGCTGTGATGAGGGGCTCATATGATAGTGCTGGTATTGGAGGTAATACTGGGACAATCACATCTGAACAGATgaacaatttagtctctaatctCGACATGTTAGAACAAGTTGGAAGCTCTGAAATGAATCGTATATTCACACGTAGTCAAAAATTGAATAGCGAGGCTATAATAGACTTTGTTAAGGCTCTTTGCAAGGTGTCCATGGAGGAATTGAGATCTACATCTGACCCTCGGGTTTTTAGCCTTACAAAAATTGTTGAGATAGC GCACTATAACATGAACCGGATTCGGCTTGTATGGTCAAGCATCTGGCTTGTACTCTCTGATTTCTTTGTGACCATTGGCTGTTCTGAAAACCTGTCAATTGCGATTTTTGCGATGGACTCTTTACGGCAGCTATCAATGAAATTTTTAGAGCGAGAGGAGTTGGCTAATTACAATTTCCAAAATGAATTTATGAAGCCTTTTGTTATTGCAATGCAGAAGAGTAGTGCTGTTGAAATCCGAGAATTAATCATCAGATGTGTCTCACAAATGGTGTCATCTCGAGTCAATAATGTCAAATCAGGGTGGAAGAGCATGTTCATg GTTTTCACCACTGCAGCTTATGACAACCACAAAAACATTGTACTACTAGCCTTTGAAGTAACAGAAAAGATTATTCGAGACTATTTCCCATACATAACCGAAACTGAAACAACCACATTCACAGATTGTGTGAATTGCCTAATTGCATTCACCAACAATCGATTCAACAAGGATATTAGTCTCAATGCAATTGCTTTTCTGCGATTCTGTGCCACAAAACTTGCTGAAGGGGATCTCAGCTCCGCATCTATCAAAACTGATAAGGAATCGGGTAATACTTCTCAATCTTCACCTAGCAAGGGAAAGGACGGAAAACAAGAAAACGGAGAGCTGATTGATAAGGATGATCATCTCTATTTTTGGTTACCTTTGTTGGCTG GTTTATCAAAACTTGGCTTTGACCCTAGACCGGAAATTAGGGAGAGTGCTTTACAAGTGCTGTTTGAAACTTTGAGCAACCATAGTCACCTCTTCTCACTACCATTATGGGAAAAGGTGTTTGAATCTGTCCTTTTTCCAATATTTGAATACGTACGCCATGCTATCGATCCATCAGGTGGTGACCCACCTGAGCAGGGAATTGATAGTGAAATGAGTGAGATTGATCAAGATGCATGGCTCTATGAGACGTGCACCCTGGCACTTCAACTGCTTGTAGATCTTTTCGCGAGTTTTTATAATACTGTCAATCCACTTTTACCGAAGGTTCTCTCTTTACTTGTAAGTTTTATCAAGCGTCCTCACCAAAGCCTAGCTGGAATCGGGATTGCTGCATTTGTACGTTTGATGACCAATTCTGGTAATCTTTTCCTCGAGGAGAAGTGGCTGGAAGTAGTTTCTTCAATAAGAGAAGCCGTTAATGCAACACTTCCTGATTTCTCGTACTTCGTTAGTGGGGATATCACACTTGAAGGCAATGGACATGTATTGAATGACCAAAGCAATGAGGCTTCTCATGGTTCTGACACGTCTCGTGGTGATTCAGAGAGCCTAGGAAAGCAACGTCTTTATGCTTCTTTATCTGATACGAAGTGCCGAGCTGCTATTCAGCTTTTGTTGATTCAG GCGACGATGGAAATTTACAACATGCATCGAACTCGCATATCAGCTAAGAACATCTTAGTCCTTGTTGATGCAATGCATGATGTAGCATCCCATGCTCACGGGATCAACAACGATGCCATATTACGTACCAAGCTTCTAGAGTTTGGTCGGATGACACAAATGCAGGATCCTCCATTATTACGTCTCGAGAACGAATCGTATCAATTTTGCCTTACATTCTTGCACAATCTGATATTAGATAGGCCTCCAAGTTTTGAGGAAGCAGAAATAGAGTCCCATATTGTTGGTCTTTGCCAAGaggttttattgttttatatcGAAAGCGCATGCTCAGGACAGACTTCCGTAACATCCGCCGATGGCCAAACCCAATGGTTGATCCCTTTAGGTTCCGGGAAACGAAAAGAACTGGCCGCACGTGCACCTCTTGTCGTAGTGACTCTACAGACCATATGCACCCTCGGAGACACTTTGTTCGAGAAGAACTTAGCTAAGTTCTTCCCTCTTCTTTCGAACTTGATAAGTTGTGAACATGGTTCAAATGAAGTCCAGGCAGCTCTCAGTGATATGCTCAACTCCTCAGTTGGTCCACTTTTGCTTCAATCCTGTTGA